A region of the Alphaproteobacteria bacterium genome:
GATCCCGTCACCCAACTTCGACCAACGGCCGGCCGGCCGCGGCATCGATATGCTGGTGCTGCACTACACCGGCATGAAGACGGCACGGGCGGCGCTGGCCCGGATGTGCGATCCGGCGGCCCAGGTCAGCGCCCACTACCTGATCGACGAGGACGGCACCACGACCGCCCTGGTGGCCGAACAAAACCGTGCCTGGCACGCCGGCCGGGCCTGGTGGTGGGGCGAGAGCGATATCAACGGCTGCTCCATCGGCATCGAGCTGGTCAACCCGGGCCACGAGTTCGGCTACCGCGATTTCCCCCAGGACCAGATGGCGGCGCTGGAGGAACTGGCCGCCCGGATCATGGCCCGCCATGCCATCCCGCCCGAGCGCGTACTGGGCCATTCCGACGTGGCGCCGGGGCGGCGCCAGGATCCGGGCGAGCGTTTCGACTGGCAGCGCCTGGCGGCGGCCGGCATGGGGTTGTGGCCCGGCGCCGCCGGTTCCGTCGAGCTTTCGCCGCTGGGGCCGGGCGACAGCGGCATCGAGGTGGTGAGGCTGCAGACGGCGCTGGGCCGCTACGGCTGGCGCATCGATCCCAGCGGCGTCTTCAACAACCAGACCGAAACCGTCGTCAGGGCCTTCCAACGCCACTTTCGCCCGGGCCTGATCGACGGCCGGGTGGACGCCGAATCCTGGGGCCTGCTGGATGCCTTGCTGGCGCTCTTGGGGCCTTCGCCGCCAACTCAAGAGGCATCATGAAAATCACCGAAGTTTCCGTCCACGTGCTCGAAGCACCGCTTTCCGAGCCCTTTCATTGGTCCATCAACCGGGCCGAGGTGCGGGCCTCGGCGGTGGTCGAGATCGTTACCGAGAGCGGGCTTGCGGGTTTTGGCGAATGCCTCGGCCCGGCCCGCGCTTGCGCCGCCATGGTCGAGGCCTATGGGCCGCTGCTGCTGGGGGCCGATGCCCTGGCCAGCGAGCTGATTTGGCAGACGCTTTATGACCGCTTTCGCGATCAGGGCCAGAAGGGGGTGCCGATTGCCGCGCTTTCGGGCGTCGACATCGCGCTCTGGGACCTCAAGGGCAAGCACTTCGGGGCGCCGGTGCACCAGCTCATGGGCGGGCCGCTGCGCACCGACGTCGAAGCCTATGCCACCGGCACCTATCGCAAGGACCACGGCGATCCCTTCGATTACATCGTCGATGAGGTCAGGGGCTACGTCGCCGAGGGCTTTGCCGGGGTCAAGCTCAAGATCGGCTTCGAGGTAGCCGAGGACGCGGCGCTGATCCGCGCTGTGCGCCAGGCCATCGGACCCGACGTCAAGCTGATGCTGGACGCCAACCACGGCTACGATGTCATCGACGCCATCCGGCTCGGCCGCCTGGTCGAGGACTGCGATATCACCTGGTTCGAGGAACCGGTGGTGCCCGAGGACCTGGCCGGCTATGGCGAAATAAAGCGCGCCATCGCCATC
Encoded here:
- a CDS encoding N-acetylmuramoyl-L-alanine amidase, which produces MPEIPSPNFDQRPAGRGIDMLVLHYTGMKTARAALARMCDPAAQVSAHYLIDEDGTTTALVAEQNRAWHAGRAWWWGESDINGCSIGIELVNPGHEFGYRDFPQDQMAALEELAARIMARHAIPPERVLGHSDVAPGRRQDPGERFDWQRLAAAGMGLWPGAAGSVELSPLGPGDSGIEVVRLQTALGRYGWRIDPSGVFNNQTETVVRAFQRHFRPGLIDGRVDAESWGLLDALLALLGPSPPTQEAS
- a CDS encoding mandelate racemase/muconate lactonizing enzyme family protein translates to MKITEVSVHVLEAPLSEPFHWSINRAEVRASAVVEIVTESGLAGFGECLGPARACAAMVEAYGPLLLGADALASELIWQTLYDRFRDQGQKGVPIAALSGVDIALWDLKGKHFGAPVHQLMGGPLRTDVEAYATGTYRKDHGDPFDYIVDEVRGYVAEGFAGVKLKIGFEVAEDAALIRAVRQAIGPDVKLMLDANHGYDVIDAIRLGRLVEDCDITWFEEPVVPEDLAGYGEIKRAIAIPLAGGECEYTRYGFREVLASRAIDILQPDTCAAGGLSECKKIADMAWAHGVRYVPHVWGTAIGLAAALQLLAVLPHNPPGNRPLEPILEFDRSEHPARQAVVMEPIEHSGGRVRVPEAPGLGIEIDRAGLERFKVN